AATAACTTCAGCCACCGTCGGAGAGGGTTGATGTCGATCAAGTTTAACAGCAAGCACAGCGAACAGGGCCGTGCACAGTGTGAGCGCGGCAGCGGCCAAGCCAATCATCGCAGCGTGTTGTTGGCCTCGTGCTGCGAATAAAATGCCAGAAATGCCGGCGATGAGAAGAATTCCACCTAACCAGCCAATTGCTGCGATCTCGTTTGTCAATTCGGTTGAAATGCCAAACTGATCCAATAATGAATGGCCCCGAAATGTTCCAAATGCAAACAATGGCATCGCAACCGCTACTAGCCCTCCAACCAATGCTAGCGAACCAAACGACAGCCTTGGCCACCAAACATGAATCGAATTCGGCCGCGTGAGCCAGCGGTCAATTAGGCAAGCTGTCGCCAACGCCAGCGCCGGATATGCAGGCAACACGTAATTCGGCAATTTCGTTGCCGCTAGAGAGAAAAATCCAACATACACCACAATCCAGCAAGCCAAGAATTTGCTTCCCCGCGACCATCTTTCTCTGCCCCGGCAACGCTGGGCCATATCGAGCAAGGTGGGAATTGCAAAGATCGACCAGGGAAAAAATCCGACCAAAATGATGGGCAGGTAATACCAAAATCCGCCACTATGACCGTCCATCGCCCCCATAAACCGACCATAATTCTGTACACCGAAGAATTCTCGCAGAAAATCGCCGCCAGTGCGCCACCCAACCAGAGCAAACCATGGTCCGGCAACAACACCGATTGCGGCCAAGGCAGTAAATGGCCTCATGCACCAAAATACATATAAAATACGCGCAGGCGAAAGACGCCAAAAAAACGGAAAAATGCCATCTGCACGCGTAGTTCCACTGCTACGTTCCCGTGGATCGCGCATTAACAAATAGCACCCAATCGTCGCTCCAGGCAAAAGTAAGCCGATCGGCCCCTTTACAAGCACTGCTAATCCCATCGCACAGTACATCGCAGCGCAAGTTGACCACGGCAATGGAGTAAGGTTGGCGGTCGCTGCTGGTTGGTTAGCAATACTCTCCCAATTTTCTCGTCGCGCAAAAATGTACAATGCCAATGCCGAGAAGAACACTAAAAAACTATCCGGCGTTGCAGCGCGGGCAACCACGTCAAACATTACGGCAGTGGTTATCGCCAAACCGGCCCATAAGCCAACCTGCGAATTGAACATCCGCTGTCCAAGCCTGTAAACCAAAAGTGCCGTGCCAATTCCAAAAACAGCAGGCCAAAATCGTGCGGCAAATTCGTTTACTCCAAACAATAGAAAACCAATCCGCATCATCCAGAACATAATCGGAGGCTTGTGGGCGAACAATTCGCCGTTGAAATACGGTACGATCCATTCATTTCGCTGCCGCATTTCCACGGCCGTACGAGCGAAAAACGCCTCATCTTGATCCCAAAGCCGCGTCGCACCCAGATTCGCGAAGAACGCCACGATGCCAATGCCGACGATCCATAATTGATTCCGAGTAGTTTGCCGCATGGGGCTTCCTTTTGCTGAAACGGCAGAACTAGAATTTTTCCGATGATTGGTAACCGTTCGTGCCGCTAGGTCCTAAATTGCGGCTGAGGACTCTAGGTAATCGGGCGAGAATAGTCAAGGCGTTTGCTCAACTAAAAATGCTCTGGAAAACCTAGACAATCTTTATGCGCCACCTCAGCAGGTTTTAGCAATCGACCGCATCCGAAGCTTAAATAGTCTTGGTTCACCTGCATGCCAGGATTGCTTTCACCACCTTGCCTGAAAGAGCATCTACCTAGTATTTCGTCCTGCGTCGCTAAGCAATTCGTTTTCCAAACGTGATTTTGCCGTCACCAAGTCGGTAAAAATCATCAATTTCGCTCAGTGTGTGAAAACCACAACTTCGGTAGAACAATCGCGTGGATTGATACGCCGCTGTCGAGGATGTTTCGGCAAGCAACCAGCGGCCGCCCGCAGCTTGGATACGGGATTCCACTCGGGCAATCAACTGTTTGCCGATCCCCTGCTTCTGGAAATTTGGTGCGACAGCAATCCAATACAAATCAAAGGTGGCATCCGTCAAGGGAACTCGTCCGTGGCATGACCAACCGATGGTATGACCATGCGATTCTGCCACCAGGACATGGTAATCTCCCGTGGCACCCTCGTGCAGCGCTGTGCCAAGGACTTCGTCCGCGACTCGAATTTCGTCAGCGCGGAAAACGCCGCTGGCATAGACAATTTCGACAAGCGTTTGACGATCTTCTGAGCGAAAATCGCGTATATGAGCTTCTGATCGAATTTTTGCTTGCGAACTATTGGGAGCTGTGGAAACTTTTGCTACCAGCTTTCGCGTGCTGTTCAAGATTTTTCTTCGTGTCACTGCGGTGTTCAGTAAACGCGTTCCAAATTGATAGTACGGGATGCCGGCTCCGTGCAGCATTCGGGCGAGGCCAGCCTCAGGGCCAATATCTGGGTTGGCATTTACCTCAAGAACGTAGATCTGCCCTTGGTCATCGACGCGGAAATCAATTCGAGCGTAGTCCCGGCAACCAACGAGTCGATATGCTTTGACTGCGATCTCTTCCAATTTTCGTGCTAACGCCGGCCCAATGTTCGCCGGGCAGCAAACCGGCGTCGACAAATCGTCCTGTGAATTTCGCACCCACTTGGCGTCGTATGTTACAATACAAAGATGCGGCAAAGCCTTCTGATGGAAGTCAATCTCTCCAATTGGGAGCAACTGCAATTCAGGAATTTCAATGATTCCAACGTTGAACTCCCGACCTGGAATAAAACGCTCGACCAAAGCATTGCCATGCAGGTTGTGGACCCTAGTAATTTGACGCAAGAGCGCACGCCATTCCGTAACAACGCTCTCGCTTCCAATGCCAAGGCTAGCATCTTCTGTTGCCGGCTTTACTATCAGCGGCGATCCATTCAACCACTTTTTCAGTTGCTCAGGTGGAATTTCGCTGCGCGCGACCTCGACAAACTCCGGCGTCGGCAATCCTGCACCCAAGAGCAAACGCTTGGCCCTTGGCTTATCTTGAGATACTGCCAAACATTCGGGTGAACAGCCCGTATATGCCACACCCAATAGTTCAAGCACGGCCGCAATATGCGATTCACCAATTGAATTGCCAGCAAAGCTCTCGCACAGGTTAACAACCACGTCTGGCCGTATCTCTTCCAATTCTTCAACCACTGCCGCTAATGAAATGTTGACCGCGACATCGCTAACCTGATGTCCGGAGGCGCGAAATGCTGCTCTAAGAGCTGCGACCGATTCTAATACTCCTGCTTCAGAAGCAGAATTTGGATCTTCACTCCGGAGCAGCGGAGTGTTGTAGAGCAAAACAGCATGTAACGAGCGAGTCACAATTCAGTGTCAATTTCGACTAACTCTGGCCAATGAATAGCGTCGGCAATCCGCACAATGATTTTACAAAGGCGAAGCTTAGATGGCAGTGTGCAATTGATACCTTTGCAAGGCCGCATTGACAATCCTTTCAATCAACTCTCGATAATCGATTCCCATGCCCTCGGCTAGCAAAACCAAATCGCTCGATTCAGGGGTCAAACCCGGAAGCGGATTGGCCTCTAGAAAATAGGGTATGCCATCTTTAAAGCGGTAGTCCAGTCTCGCCACATCGCGACAGCCTAGTGCACGGAATGCCGTGCGCGCGGAATTACATACAGCCGCTAGGTCGACTTCGCTCAGCGGAACTGGGATTTCGTAATGCACGCGCCGGCGCCAATCACGCTTGACATCCAATCCGTAGACAAAACGGCCTTGATTTTTCACGGGCGAGACGCGCATGACACCCACAATTGTCGGAGGATTATTGCCCAATATACCCACCGTGAGTTCATCGCCGTCAATGAATTCCTCCACCAAGACCGGCTGACGATAGCAAGCACTACACCGAGTGATTGCATCGTCGAGATGGCTATAATCCTCGATAACACTGTGATTACCTAACCCCTTGCTGGAACCCTCAAACGCCGGCTTAACGATTACGGGAAATGGCAGCGCGGCCAGTTGTGCACAGAATTCTTGTGGCGACCCATTAACAAGCATCCCGACCGGCACAGACACTCCCGCCTCGCGCACCAACCGCCTGGCGCAATCTTTATCGAGAGTCGCCGACAATGTTAGCGGATCGGAACCGGTATACGGAATGCCAAACATCTCAAATAATGCGGGAGCCCATGCTTCCCGCGACCGATGTATGCCCCGTCCTTCGGCCAGGTTGAATATCAAGTCAGGATGTTCCGAATCAAGCAAACGACGCATAAGCAATGGGCCGTCGCCCCATTGCTCCACATCAAATCCGCAAGAAGCAATCGCATTGGAAATTGCATCGATTGTTTCTGGCGAATCGAATTCCTCCTCGGCATCATCAGCTAATTCGCTTGTCGACCCATTTGAATTTTCGACCGTCACCTGGGCGTTGATTTTGTCCGTACTTCCGATGCACGATATCCGAGGCGTATAGGTCAAGGCAATTTTCACATTCAAACTCCGCAATAACTATCGAGCACGGCGGCCATTGTGCGGTTTCCGTCGCCGCGCATGTCGCGGCGTATTCGGCGGCACAAGTGGAAGACCGCGATTGCTAAGTACCTCGCTGACACCATACCCACCCGTCGTTTGACAACCATTCAATTTATCTTCCGGCTCGTATCGGAAAATCATGCCTTCGTGATTTCGCAAAACAATGGCATGTTCAGATGCCGAAAGAAGGTAGTTGGGCATCATTGGAATTTTTCCCGCACCGTGCAGTCCATCGATTACATAAGTGGGGACCGCCAGCCCAGAAACATGACCTCGCAGACCTTCGATAATCTCAATGCCTTTCCACGCCGACGTGCGAAAATGCCCCGCGCCAGTCACGGGATCGCAATGAAATAAATAATATGGTCGGACTTTTATTCGCAGAAGTCCGCGGACCAATCGGTGCATTGTTTCCAACGAATCATTCACTCCTTTTAGCAGCACGGAATGGTTATTTACTGGCATGCCGGCGCTCGTTAACGCCAGGCAAGCGCGGGCTGATTCCGCGGTGATTTCTCTGGGGTGGTTGAAGTGCGTTTGAATCCAGATTTTTTTGGCATCCGCCAGAAAATCAATCAATTCCTGATCGAACAATCGTTGCGGTAGCGTAACGGGCACGCGAGTGCCAATGCGAATGACATCGACATGCTCGATGGCAGCCAACTGGTTCACAAACCAACGAAGCTTAGTGATCGGCAGCGTTAATGGATCGCCGCCAGAGAGAATTACATCACGAATGGCAGGCGTAGTCCGGACATAATGGACCATCTGCTCTTCACTGTGGCTTGGAGAGTCCCAACCATCGCGATCTAGGGTGACACGTTTGCGCGTGCAGAATCGACAGTACATGCTGCAAATGGGCGTGGTAATTAGAAGCGCTCGATCAGGGTACCGATGGGTAACGCCCGGCACAGGGGAGTCTTGATCTTCCTCTAGGGGATCATCCAGCTCCACGCCGGAAATATTTTGCACTTCTAATGATGATGGAACCGATTGCAGCCGAATGGGGTCGAGTGGATCGGACGTGTTGATCAGTGAAAAATAATATGGCGGAATAGCCATCCGGTACTTATTTTCCAGCTGCTCCAGGGCAGCAATTTCCTCCGCCTCAAGCGGCATTAATTCGGCCAATTGGGCTGTTGTGCGAATGGAATGCTGCCGTTGCCATTGCCAATCTTGCCAAAGATGTTCTGGGATCTGACTCCAGACCGGATTCCGATGGCCTCGATTTTGTGTCTGTTCCAGACCAGGAGGTTCCTCAGTCTCGCCGACGTGCATTCCTTCGTCAGCCAAGACCTGGTGCGAACTTGCGTTCTGCTCGTTCATGGGTAGTGGCGATCTCCTAAATGATTAGTTACCGGAATGCCGCCAACATCCGGCAACCTGTAACCCGCGTCGCGCGCTTTGTACCATGCTGCTCCAAATCCAACAAGAGGCTAGACGACAAATTACAAACTACGCAAGTCATGCAGGCAGGTTGGTTTCAACTACGACGATTTTGCGTGAACCTATGTCGATATCACGAAATTCCAAATAGCCTCTTTGCGTTCTGCGAAGTCTGCTCGGCGAATTTCTCAACGCTAACGCCCCGCAGGTCGGCCAACACTTGAACTGTATGAACCAGATTCGCCGGTTCATTCCGTTTGCCACGAAAGGGATGTGGTGATAAGTACGGGCAATCCGTCTCCACCAGGATTCGCTCGGCAGGAACGCTGGCTGCGACGGCTCGCAAATCCGCCGCTTTTTTAAATGTCACCATCCCCGCAAAACTAATGTAAAGCCCCAATTCGATGCATTCTTCTGCCGTCGCAGCATTCCCTGTAAACGAATGCATAACTCCTAATAGGCTGTCCCGCCCCCGAGCTGCTCTTAGCATCGCCAGTACGTCAGATTCACTTTCCCGGGTATGAACCACAAAGGCAAGCTTTCGTTCTTGTGCCAATCGCAAATGGCGATCAAAAAAATCTTGTTGTAAGTCGAACGGGCTATAATCCCAATGGCGGTCCAACCCAGTTTCGCCGATGGCCACTACTTTTGGCATGGCCGCCAACCGGACAATTCGCTCCCAATCATCAGATTTTGCTTGGGCACAATAATTGGGCTGGATTCCCACGGCAGCATATACCGTTGAGTAGTCCGCTGCCAAACGAACAACTGCAGCGCTAGAATCTGCTGTCACGCCGATGGCAATCATTCGTTCGATTCCTGAAGCACTTGCCCGTTCGATCACCGCCGCCCGATCGGCGTCAAACTCTTCCTGATCCAAATGGGCATGGGTATCGACCAAAGACATCGATGGCACACCGCTAAAAGCAACTTATTCTCGACACGTTGTGGTCACCAACCATGCGAACTATTGAACTTCACTCACGCGGCAGGAACCGGCTGGCGAATAAGTTCCTCCAACGATTCCAGGTGCCCACGTGCATTGCCCAGCGCCTCTTCAGCCAAAGCATGGGCTGCCGGATCCGAATTCAAATCAGCCATGCATTGTGCAATCGCGGCCACATCTTGCTTTTGGTAATAAATGAGCTCGTTGATCAAGTAATCGAGGGATAAATCGTGCGTATCCGTAAAAACCATCGGATATTCGCCAAAACTGAAACGCCGTCTTCGTGAAAGCAGTAACTCGGCAACTTTGCCGGCATACAGGTGGCAATCTGCCACAATATGATTGAGCGCATGTTTGGCTTTCTCGTCGCCAGGGTGCATCCATGGCACGGCATCGGCCAAATACATCGGCAGAGATCGATAAATAGTCACCAGCAAGCGATTGAGAATCGCATTGGGCTCAGGTGGCGTCATTCAAATTCCTGTTCTCTTTTGCCGCCACGAGTTGCTCTGCTGAGAAAGACCGGCGCATTACATCAAGCTGCTCGCGCCAGAGTACAACCATGTGTAAAACTGATCCCAAAAAATTCCCAAAATTAGCACTGGCAGAGTGACCAGCACGACATATGCACCTGGCAGCGACACCAGAGAAAATCCTCGCGCCGGCCGATTGGCGGGCTCCGGATCAATTGCCATCGTTTTAATGACCCGGAGATAATAAAATAGACTTAGGGCAGTATTCAAACCGCCGATCACCAACAACGTTAACATAACCGAACGGAAACCCGGCACTTGCACCGCTCGCACCACGGAAGCAAAGGCGACATATTTGGCGGCAAATCCGGCCAAGGGGGGTAAACCTACCAGGCTGAACAGAATTACCGCCAGGCACACCACAATTCCCGGCGACAGCCGCACCAAGCCGCCAAAATCGTCAATCTCTTCGCTGCCGGTGGCATTCCTCAAAAACGCCACGATGGCAAACGCTCCCAAATTCATGAACAAATACAGCCCCACGTAAAACGGCACGGCAGAATAGGCGGCCTCAGCGGCCACGCTGCTTGTTCCCGATAGTGCCACCGCTGCCGCCACCGGCATCATGACATACCCGGCATGGGCAATTGTGGAATATGCCATTAGTCGCTTGAGATTGGTTTGACCATACGCAGCCAAATTGCCAAAGGTGCACGTTACTGCTGCAATCAGCGCGACCAAGAGGACAATAAAACTCCGCACTGGAGCCAGTGGATCTTTGCCTGCCGCCGGTTCGGACGCCATGGCTGCGACACGAACCGCCGTTTTTGACAAATTCGAATAATCCGCGGACTTGATAGCCACAGGATGCTCAACACTTTGAATCGCAGCGGCGCCTCCCTGCAAGATTTGCTTGGAAGGCGATTGGAATGGCAATGTTGTAAAGCCTACGGTCACGCGTATCAAAAGCGCCAATGCCGCAGCTTTAGAGGCCACACTTAAAAAGGCATTTACTTCAGCCGCCGCGCCTTCAAATACGTCAGGGCACCAAAAATGAAAGGGAAAAGCCGACAATTTAAATGCCAGCCCCACGCCAAGCATCAACCCGCCCAGCCCCAGCACGAGTCCTTGATCGGTCAAGTGTCCTTGCGATATTAATTCGGCCAATCGCTGAGCCATGGTTGGCAAATGACAGCTGCCCAGCACGCCTGCCAGCAGGCTAATGCCGTACAGCATGACTCCAGCGGCGCCGGCGCCGTAGACAGAATACTTCAATGCCGCTTCACTGCTGCGTGGCCTGCCTTTGAGCATCCCTGCTAACGCATACGATGGCACGCTGGCCATTTCCACACCTAGGAAGATAATCACCAAATGGTTCGCAGTCGCCATCAGGCACATGCCAACCGTGGCCCCCAATACCAGCGTATAAAAATCGGGAGCGTCTTCACGATCGGGAATTCCCGAAAGTTTGGTGAAGATTACAAACAACACGGCAAACAATAGCAGAATCGAACGGAAATAAACTGCGAACGAATCGTACACCAGCATTCCCGTGAATAATTCTGTCCGGTTCAGAGTCGACACGGAGTCTAACTGACTCCATGGCGCGGAAAACCACAATCCTACGGCCGCTCCAACAAGTGCAATCCAAAATGAGTCGATCTTTTCCAGACCGCGGAAGACCCGCAGCAACAACATGATCACGATCGTGGCGCACAATGCCAGCTCCGGCCGGAACAGCGCCAGGCTGCCGGTCGTGTTGCTCATCAACGAACTGATTAATTGCGAAAAATTCACTGTTTTCTAACAGGCTGCGGAGGTTAATGCTTGATTTCAGCCACACCCATCACCTTTGCATACGGGATGTCTTGGTGCGGTAAAGCTGCGGTGTTCGCCGCCGGAGAATCCTTAACTTCTTTGGTCCACGTCGCCAGCGTTTGCGCCTGGTTGTCAATCGTCGGAGTCATGTAATTAAACAAGGCTCGCGGATACACGCCAAACAAAATCGCTAATGACAATAGCGGCACGGCAATGGCAAGTTCTCGCGCGGTGATTGGATGCAGATGATCTCCATTTGGACCTTTGTATTCCGGTCCCAGGTACACACGCTGAATGGTCCACAAAATATATCCGGCCGTGAGAATCACGGTGGCTGCCGAAATCACCGCCACCGCGTGGCTGAAATTCCACACCGACAACGTGACCAGCACTTCGCCAATAAAGCCACACAGCCCCGGCAATCCCAAAGCTGCGAAGAAAATGCCAATGGCCAAGCCCGTGTATAACGGCATTCGATGAAATAATCCGCCAAACTCATCCAAATTGCGATGGTGCACCCGGTCGTACACCACCCCGACCAAAAAGAACATGCCGGCGGAACTAATGCCGTGGGCAATCATTTGGAACATCGCGCCATTGATGCCCCAGGCCCAATAGCTTGAATCGTAATTCCATCTGGCTGTGGCGCTCCAAACACCCAAGCCCAACACGACGTAGCCCATGTGGCTAATAGAGCTATAAGCCACGAGTCGCTTAAAATCTTTCTGTGCCATCGCTGCAAACGCGCCATACACCATACTCAGCACGCCGATTCCACAGACCAACCATGACAAATCGTAACCAGCATCAGGGCAAATGGGATAACAGATTCGGATAATTCCGTACCCACCCATTTTTAGCAAAATGCCGGCCAGAATCATGGAGATTGGCGTAGGCGCCTCAACGTGTGCGTCGGGCAACCAGGTGTGCAATGGCACGGCTGGCACTTTAATTGCAAAACCAATGAACAGCAGCAAAAACGCCCACCATTGCAGCGTCTGACCCAATATCCGATCGGCATCACGGCTGAACGGCGAGTTCGGCATCTGCCCCATGGCTTGCAATGCCATAATATTGAACGTGTGCTGCGGTTCCGTAGCAAACTTGATGGTGGCAATGGCGCTGTTTTGTTGTTCGGCTGCCAAATGCTGATCGATCACGCCGGCATCGAGCAGTTGCTTGCCGCTCAATAGCTTCAAATCACTGTTGAAGTACAAAATTAAAATGGCGATCAACATCAATACGCTGCCCATCAACGTATACAGGAAGAATTTAATCGCCGCATATTCTTTCCGCGGCCCTCCCCAGACGCCAATCAAAAAGTACATGGGCAGCAGCATCACTTCCC
Above is a window of Pirellulales bacterium DNA encoding:
- a CDS encoding glycosyltransferase family 39 protein; this encodes MRQTTRNQLWIVGIGIVAFFANLGATRLWDQDEAFFARTAVEMRQRNEWIVPYFNGELFAHKPPIMFWMMRIGFLLFGVNEFAARFWPAVFGIGTALLVYRLGQRMFNSQVGLWAGLAITTAVMFDVVARAATPDSFLVFFSALALYIFARRENWESIANQPAATANLTPLPWSTCAAMYCAMGLAVLVKGPIGLLLPGATIGCYLLMRDPRERSSGTTRADGIFPFFWRLSPARILYVFWCMRPFTALAAIGVVAGPWFALVGWRTGGDFLREFFGVQNYGRFMGAMDGHSGGFWYYLPIILVGFFPWSIFAIPTLLDMAQRCRGRERWSRGSKFLACWIVVYVGFFSLAATKLPNYVLPAYPALALATACLIDRWLTRPNSIHVWWPRLSFGSLALVGGLVAVAMPLFAFGTFRGHSLLDQFGISTELTNEIAAIGWLGGILLIAGISGILFAARGQQHAAMIGLAAAALTLCTALFAVLAVKLDRHQPSPTVAEVI
- a CDS encoding GNAT family N-acetyltransferase; the encoded protein is MTRSLHAVLLYNTPLLRSEDPNSASEAGVLESVAALRAAFRASGHQVSDVAVNISLAAVVEELEEIRPDVVVNLCESFAGNSIGESHIAAVLELLGVAYTGCSPECLAVSQDKPRAKRLLLGAGLPTPEFVEVARSEIPPEQLKKWLNGSPLIVKPATEDASLGIGSESVVTEWRALLRQITRVHNLHGNALVERFIPGREFNVGIIEIPELQLLPIGEIDFHQKALPHLCIVTYDAKWVRNSQDDLSTPVCCPANIGPALARKLEEIAVKAYRLVGCRDYARIDFRVDDQGQIYVLEVNANPDIGPEAGLARMLHGAGIPYYQFGTRLLNTAVTRRKILNSTRKLVAKVSTAPNSSQAKIRSEAHIRDFRSEDRQTLVEIVYASGVFRADEIRVADEVLGTALHEGATGDYHVLVAESHGHTIGWSCHGRVPLTDATFDLYWIAVAPNFQKQGIGKQLIARVESRIQAAGGRWLLAETSSTAAYQSTRLFYRSCGFHTLSEIDDFYRLGDGKITFGKRIA
- a CDS encoding KamA family radical SAM protein, with translation MNEQNASSHQVLADEGMHVGETEEPPGLEQTQNRGHRNPVWSQIPEHLWQDWQWQRQHSIRTTAQLAELMPLEAEEIAALEQLENKYRMAIPPYYFSLINTSDPLDPIRLQSVPSSLEVQNISGVELDDPLEEDQDSPVPGVTHRYPDRALLITTPICSMYCRFCTRKRVTLDRDGWDSPSHSEEQMVHYVRTTPAIRDVILSGGDPLTLPITKLRWFVNQLAAIEHVDVIRIGTRVPVTLPQRLFDQELIDFLADAKKIWIQTHFNHPREITAESARACLALTSAGMPVNNHSVLLKGVNDSLETMHRLVRGLLRIKVRPYYLFHCDPVTGAGHFRTSAWKGIEIIEGLRGHVSGLAVPTYVIDGLHGAGKIPMMPNYLLSASEHAIVLRNHEGMIFRYEPEDKLNGCQTTGGYGVSEVLSNRGLPLVPPNTPRHARRRKPHNGRRAR
- a CDS encoding TatD family hydrolase, producing the protein MSLVDTHAHLDQEEFDADRAAVIERASASGIERMIAIGVTADSSAAVVRLAADYSTVYAAVGIQPNYCAQAKSDDWERIVRLAAMPKVVAIGETGLDRHWDYSPFDLQQDFFDRHLRLAQERKLAFVVHTRESESDVLAMLRAARGRDSLLGVMHSFTGNAATAEECIELGLYISFAGMVTFKKAADLRAVAASVPAERILVETDCPYLSPHPFRGKRNEPANLVHTVQVLADLRGVSVEKFAEQTSQNAKRLFGIS
- a CDS encoding NADH-quinone oxidoreductase subunit N — translated: MSNTTGSLALFRPELALCATIVIMLLLRVFRGLEKIDSFWIALVGAAVGLWFSAPWSQLDSVSTLNRTELFTGMLVYDSFAVYFRSILLLFAVLFVIFTKLSGIPDREDAPDFYTLVLGATVGMCLMATANHLVIIFLGVEMASVPSYALAGMLKGRPRSSEAALKYSVYGAGAAGVMLYGISLLAGVLGSCHLPTMAQRLAELISQGHLTDQGLVLGLGGLMLGVGLAFKLSAFPFHFWCPDVFEGAAAEVNAFLSVASKAAALALLIRVTVGFTTLPFQSPSKQILQGGAAAIQSVEHPVAIKSADYSNLSKTAVRVAAMASEPAAGKDPLAPVRSFIVLLVALIAAVTCTFGNLAAYGQTNLKRLMAYSTIAHAGYVMMPVAAAVALSGTSSVAAEAAYSAVPFYVGLYLFMNLGAFAIVAFLRNATGSEEIDDFGGLVRLSPGIVVCLAVILFSLVGLPPLAGFAAKYVAFASVVRAVQVPGFRSVMLTLLVIGGLNTALSLFYYLRVIKTMAIDPEPANRPARGFSLVSLPGAYVVLVTLPVLILGIFWDQFYTWLYSGASSLM
- a CDS encoding NADH-quinone oxidoreductase subunit M, with translation MNGPYILPLSLITFLPALGALVIAFFPGNTKAAIRWLTLLVTVVVFLLTAWLAIPRPEGADTAQFNLGVSAMQDVFSVPWIKSFNIYYLMGTDGISFPLVVLTSFVCMLAMGASWNIDKHVKAYCILFLLLETGMIGVFLALDFFLFYVFWEVMLLPMYFLIGVWGGPRKEYAAIKFFLYTLMGSVLMLIAILILYFNSDLKLLSGKQLLDAGVIDQHLAAEQQNSAIATIKFATEPQHTFNIMALQAMGQMPNSPFSRDADRILGQTLQWWAFLLLFIGFAIKVPAVPLHTWLPDAHVEAPTPISMILAGILLKMGGYGIIRICYPICPDAGYDLSWLVCGIGVLSMVYGAFAAMAQKDFKRLVAYSSISHMGYVVLGLGVWSATARWNYDSSYWAWGINGAMFQMIAHGISSAGMFFLVGVVYDRVHHRNLDEFGGLFHRMPLYTGLAIGIFFAALGLPGLCGFIGEVLVTLSVWNFSHAVAVISAATVILTAGYILWTIQRVYLGPEYKGPNGDHLHPITARELAIAVPLLSLAILFGVYPRALFNYMTPTIDNQAQTLATWTKEVKDSPAANTAALPHQDIPYAKVMGVAEIKH